One window from the genome of Strix aluco isolate bStrAlu1 chromosome 28, bStrAlu1.hap1, whole genome shotgun sequence encodes:
- the RNF122 gene encoding RING finger protein 122 isoform X2 has product MPPFQRCDGCSCSLGLIYTSKPCTMPPITFQDLPLNIYMVIFGTGIFVFVLSLIFCCYFISKLRHQAQSERFGYKEVKPTVVFCASLRRFGAEREVVLKGDARRLNVHGTCAVCLEDFRVKEELGVLPCQHAFHRKCLVKWLEVRCVCPMCNKPLAGPAPPRAAIDTLLDELV; this is encoded by the exons ATGCCCCCGTTCCAGCGGTGCGACG GGTGCTCCTGCAGTCTGGGGCTGATTTATACCAGTAAACCCTGCACGATGCCTCCCATCACATTCCAGGACCTGCCGCTGAACATCTACATGGTCATTTTTGGCACCGGCATCTTTGTCTTCGTGCTCAGCCTCATCTTCTGCTGCTACTTCATCAG cAAACTGCGGCACCAGGCTCAGAGCGAGCGGTTCGGCTACAAGGAGGTAAAGCCGACGGTCGTTTTCTGCGCGTCCCTGCGGCGATTCGGGGCTGAGCGGGAG GTGGTTTTGAAAGGTGATGCCCGGAGGCTGAACGTGCACGGG ACCTGCGCCGTCTGCCTGGAAGATTTCAGGGTGAAGGaggagctgggggtgctgccGTGCCAGCACGCCTTCCACAGAAA GTGCCTGGTGAAGTGGCTGGAGGTGCGTTGCGTTTGCCCCATGTGCAACAAGCCCCtggcggggccggcgccgccccgcgccgccatCGACACCCTCCTGGACGAGCTGGTGTGA
- the DUSP26 gene encoding dual specificity protein phosphatase 26, with product MAFLSRFSRNGTRSPSRSSRDERSTHPILSVFELERLLYTGKTACNHADEVWPGLYLGDQDIAANRRELAHLRITHILNASHSKWRGGAEYYEGTGIRYLGIEAHDSPSFDMSPYFYPAADFIHQALNEGRILVHCAVGVSRSATLVLAYLMIRHHMPLVEAIKTVKDHRGIIPNRGFLRQLVALDNALRLKRSA from the exons ATGGCTTTCCTGTCCAGGTTCTCCAGGAATGGCACCAGGTCCCCGAGCCGGAGCTCACGGGACGAGCGCAGCACCCACCCCATCCTCAGTGTCTTCGAGCTTGAAAGGTTGCTGTACACAGGCAAGACAGCCTGTAATCACGCGGATGAGGTCTGGCCAGGACTCTACCTGGGCGATCA AGATATAGCTGCCAACCGGCGGGAGCTGGCCCACCTGCGCATCACCCACATCCTCAACGCCTCGCACAGCAAGTGGCGGGGGGGTGCTGAGTACTACGAGGGCACGGGCATCCGCTACCTGGGCATCGAGGCCCATGACTCGCCTTCCTTTGACATGAGCCCCTACTTTTATCCTGCAGCTGACTTCATCCACCAAGCGCTGAACGAAG GAAGGATCCTGGTGCACTGCGCTGTCGGGGTGAGCAGGTCGGCCACCTTGGTCCTCGCCTACCTCATGATCCGCCACCACATGCCCCTTGTAGAAGCCATAAAGACGGTCAAGGACCACCGCGGCATCATCCCCAACCGGGGATTCTTGCGCCAGCTGGTCGCCCTGGACAATGCCCTGAGGCTGAAGAGGAGTGCCTGA
- the RNF122 gene encoding RING finger protein 122 isoform X4 — translation MPPFQRCDGCSCSLGLIYTSKPCTMPPITFQDLPLNIYMVIFGTGIFVFVLSLIFCCYFISKLRHQAQSERFGYKEVVLKGDARRLNVHGTCAVCLEDFRVKEELGVLPCQHAFHRKCLVKWLEVRCVCPMCNKPLAGPAPPRAAIDTLLDELV, via the exons ATGCCCCCGTTCCAGCGGTGCGACG GGTGCTCCTGCAGTCTGGGGCTGATTTATACCAGTAAACCCTGCACGATGCCTCCCATCACATTCCAGGACCTGCCGCTGAACATCTACATGGTCATTTTTGGCACCGGCATCTTTGTCTTCGTGCTCAGCCTCATCTTCTGCTGCTACTTCATCAG cAAACTGCGGCACCAGGCTCAGAGCGAGCGGTTCGGCTACAAGGAG GTGGTTTTGAAAGGTGATGCCCGGAGGCTGAACGTGCACGGG ACCTGCGCCGTCTGCCTGGAAGATTTCAGGGTGAAGGaggagctgggggtgctgccGTGCCAGCACGCCTTCCACAGAAA GTGCCTGGTGAAGTGGCTGGAGGTGCGTTGCGTTTGCCCCATGTGCAACAAGCCCCtggcggggccggcgccgccccgcgccgccatCGACACCCTCCTGGACGAGCTGGTGTGA
- the RNF122 gene encoding RING finger protein 122 isoform X1 yields MPPFQRCDGCSCSLGLIYTSKPCTMPPITFQDLPLNIYMVIFGTGIFVFVLSLIFCCYFISKLRHQAQSERFGYKEVKPTVVFCASLRRFGAEREVVLKGDARRLNVHGQTCAVCLEDFRVKEELGVLPCQHAFHRKCLVKWLEVRCVCPMCNKPLAGPAPPRAAIDTLLDELV; encoded by the exons ATGCCCCCGTTCCAGCGGTGCGACG GGTGCTCCTGCAGTCTGGGGCTGATTTATACCAGTAAACCCTGCACGATGCCTCCCATCACATTCCAGGACCTGCCGCTGAACATCTACATGGTCATTTTTGGCACCGGCATCTTTGTCTTCGTGCTCAGCCTCATCTTCTGCTGCTACTTCATCAG cAAACTGCGGCACCAGGCTCAGAGCGAGCGGTTCGGCTACAAGGAGGTAAAGCCGACGGTCGTTTTCTGCGCGTCCCTGCGGCGATTCGGGGCTGAGCGGGAG GTGGTTTTGAAAGGTGATGCCCGGAGGCTGAACGTGCACGGG CAGACCTGCGCCGTCTGCCTGGAAGATTTCAGGGTGAAGGaggagctgggggtgctgccGTGCCAGCACGCCTTCCACAGAAA GTGCCTGGTGAAGTGGCTGGAGGTGCGTTGCGTTTGCCCCATGTGCAACAAGCCCCtggcggggccggcgccgccccgcgccgccatCGACACCCTCCTGGACGAGCTGGTGTGA
- the RNF122 gene encoding RING finger protein 122 isoform X3 produces MPPFQRCDGCSCSLGLIYTSKPCTMPPITFQDLPLNIYMVIFGTGIFVFVLSLIFCCYFISKLRHQAQSERFGYKEVVLKGDARRLNVHGQTCAVCLEDFRVKEELGVLPCQHAFHRKCLVKWLEVRCVCPMCNKPLAGPAPPRAAIDTLLDELV; encoded by the exons ATGCCCCCGTTCCAGCGGTGCGACG GGTGCTCCTGCAGTCTGGGGCTGATTTATACCAGTAAACCCTGCACGATGCCTCCCATCACATTCCAGGACCTGCCGCTGAACATCTACATGGTCATTTTTGGCACCGGCATCTTTGTCTTCGTGCTCAGCCTCATCTTCTGCTGCTACTTCATCAG cAAACTGCGGCACCAGGCTCAGAGCGAGCGGTTCGGCTACAAGGAG GTGGTTTTGAAAGGTGATGCCCGGAGGCTGAACGTGCACGGG CAGACCTGCGCCGTCTGCCTGGAAGATTTCAGGGTGAAGGaggagctgggggtgctgccGTGCCAGCACGCCTTCCACAGAAA GTGCCTGGTGAAGTGGCTGGAGGTGCGTTGCGTTTGCCCCATGTGCAACAAGCCCCtggcggggccggcgccgccccgcgccgccatCGACACCCTCCTGGACGAGCTGGTGTGA